One stretch of Clavibacter californiensis DNA includes these proteins:
- the carB gene encoding carbamoyl-phosphate synthase large subunit, with translation MPKRDDINSVLVIGSGPIVIGQAAEFDYSGTQACRVLREEGVRVILVNSNPATIMTDPDFADATYIEPITSEVLEKIIIKERPDAVLPTLGGQTALNAAIRLDELGILAKHGVELIGAKVEAIQKGEDRQLFKDLVIESGADVARSHVAKTLEQAVEFAEDLGYPLVIRPSFTMGGLGSGFAHTRQELERMVADGLQSSPTTEVLLEESILGWKEYELELMRDTADNTVVVCSIENVDPVGVHTGDSITVAPALTLTDREYQHMRDIGIDIIRRVGVDTGGCNIQFAVDPADGRLIVIEMNPRVSRSSALASKATGFPIAKIAAKLAIGYRLDEIPNDITKVTPASFEPTLDYVVVKVPRFAFEKFPAADAELTTTMKSVGEAMAIGRNYSTALQKALRSLEKRGSSFHWGPETRSVDELLETSRTPTDGRIVTVQQALRAGATAEQVFDATKIDPWFIDQIVLINEVADAVRDAGSLDADTLREAKDHGFSDAQIAEIRGLTEQEVRDARHAADIRPVYKTVDTCAGEFPALTPYHYSSYDSETEIVPSERRKVIILGSGPNRIGQGIEFDYSCVHASFALADAGFETIMINCNPETVSTDYDTSDRLYFEPLTLEDVLEIVHVEQQAGELVGVVVQLGGQTALGLAKGLEAAGVPILGTSPSAIDLAEERGLFSGILDAAGLVAPRNGTAVAIDEAVVVAEGIGYPVLVRPSYVLGGRGMEIVFDTATLHDYFLRMADQGIIGEGKPLLIDRFLDDAIEIDIDAIYDGTELYVGGVMEHIEEAGIHSGDSSCTLPPVTLGRGQIQQVVDATRAIAEGVGVRGLLNVQFAIGAGVLYVLEANPRASRTVPFVSKALGIPLAKAASLVMVGTSIAELKSSGLLPERDGSDVPMDSPVAVKEAVLPFKRFRTKDGLIVDSVLGPEMRSTGEVMGIDRDFPRAFAKSQEAAFGGLPLSGTVFVSVADRDKRSIVLPVLRLQQLGFEVLATAGTAEILSRNGIQARVVRKYSEEPAAGDSPSIVDLINRDEVDVVINTPSGRTARADGYEIRAAAVAADKALFTTIAQLTAAVASFDAIRAGFDVTSLQDYAIAREARR, from the coding sequence ATGCCCAAGCGCGACGACATCAACAGCGTCCTCGTCATCGGCTCCGGGCCGATCGTCATCGGCCAGGCCGCCGAGTTCGACTACTCCGGCACCCAGGCCTGCCGGGTGCTGCGTGAGGAGGGCGTGCGCGTCATCCTCGTGAACTCGAACCCCGCCACGATCATGACCGACCCGGACTTCGCCGACGCGACCTACATCGAGCCGATCACGAGCGAGGTGCTCGAGAAGATCATCATCAAGGAGCGCCCCGACGCGGTGCTCCCGACGCTCGGCGGCCAGACGGCGCTGAACGCGGCCATCCGCCTCGACGAGCTCGGCATCCTCGCCAAGCACGGCGTCGAGCTCATCGGCGCGAAGGTCGAGGCGATCCAGAAGGGCGAGGACCGGCAGCTCTTCAAGGACCTCGTCATCGAGTCCGGTGCCGACGTCGCCCGCTCGCACGTCGCCAAGACGCTCGAGCAGGCCGTGGAGTTCGCCGAGGACCTCGGCTACCCGCTCGTGATCCGCCCGTCCTTCACCATGGGCGGCCTCGGCTCCGGCTTCGCGCACACACGCCAGGAGCTGGAGCGCATGGTCGCCGACGGCCTGCAGTCGAGCCCCACGACCGAGGTGCTCCTCGAGGAGTCGATCCTCGGCTGGAAGGAGTACGAGCTCGAGCTCATGCGCGACACCGCCGACAACACGGTCGTCGTCTGCTCCATCGAGAACGTCGACCCGGTCGGCGTGCACACGGGCGACTCGATCACGGTCGCGCCGGCCCTCACGCTCACCGACCGCGAGTACCAGCACATGCGCGACATCGGCATCGACATCATCCGCCGGGTGGGCGTCGACACGGGCGGCTGCAACATCCAGTTCGCGGTGGACCCCGCCGACGGCCGCCTCATCGTCATCGAGATGAACCCGCGCGTCTCCCGCTCCAGCGCCCTCGCGTCGAAGGCGACGGGCTTCCCCATCGCCAAGATCGCGGCGAAGCTCGCCATCGGCTACCGCCTCGACGAGATCCCCAACGACATCACCAAGGTCACGCCCGCGAGCTTCGAGCCCACGCTCGACTACGTGGTCGTGAAGGTGCCGCGCTTCGCGTTCGAGAAGTTCCCGGCCGCGGACGCCGAGCTCACCACGACCATGAAGTCGGTCGGCGAGGCCATGGCCATCGGCCGCAACTACTCCACCGCGCTGCAGAAGGCGCTGCGCTCGCTCGAGAAGCGCGGATCCTCCTTCCACTGGGGCCCCGAGACCCGCTCGGTCGACGAGCTGCTCGAGACGAGCCGCACGCCCACCGACGGCCGCATCGTCACGGTGCAGCAGGCGCTGCGCGCGGGCGCCACGGCGGAGCAGGTCTTCGACGCCACGAAGATCGACCCCTGGTTCATCGACCAGATCGTGCTCATCAACGAGGTCGCCGACGCCGTGCGCGACGCAGGCTCCCTCGACGCCGACACGCTCCGCGAGGCGAAGGACCACGGCTTCTCGGACGCGCAGATCGCCGAGATCCGCGGCCTCACCGAGCAGGAGGTGCGCGACGCGCGCCACGCGGCCGACATCCGCCCCGTCTACAAGACGGTCGACACGTGCGCGGGCGAGTTCCCCGCGCTCACGCCGTACCACTACTCCAGCTACGACTCCGAGACGGAGATCGTGCCGTCCGAGCGCCGCAAGGTGATCATCCTGGGCTCGGGCCCGAACCGCATCGGCCAGGGCATCGAGTTCGACTACTCGTGCGTGCACGCGTCCTTCGCGCTGGCGGACGCCGGGTTCGAGACCATCATGATCAACTGCAACCCGGAGACGGTCTCCACCGACTACGACACGAGCGACCGGCTCTACTTCGAGCCGCTCACGCTCGAGGACGTGCTCGAGATCGTGCACGTCGAGCAGCAGGCGGGCGAGCTCGTCGGCGTCGTCGTGCAGCTCGGCGGCCAGACCGCGCTCGGGCTCGCCAAGGGCCTCGAGGCCGCGGGCGTCCCGATCCTCGGCACGAGCCCGTCGGCCATCGACCTCGCGGAGGAGCGGGGCCTGTTCTCCGGGATCCTCGACGCCGCTGGCCTCGTCGCGCCGCGCAACGGCACCGCGGTCGCGATCGACGAGGCCGTGGTCGTCGCGGAGGGGATCGGCTACCCCGTCCTCGTCCGCCCGAGCTACGTGCTCGGCGGCCGCGGCATGGAGATCGTCTTCGACACCGCCACGCTGCACGACTACTTCCTGCGCATGGCCGACCAGGGGATCATCGGCGAGGGCAAGCCCCTCCTCATCGACCGGTTCCTCGACGACGCCATCGAGATCGACATCGACGCGATCTACGACGGCACCGAGCTGTACGTCGGCGGCGTCATGGAGCACATCGAGGAGGCCGGGATCCACTCGGGCGACTCGAGCTGCACGCTCCCGCCCGTGACCCTCGGCCGCGGCCAGATCCAGCAGGTCGTCGACGCGACGCGCGCCATCGCCGAGGGCGTGGGCGTGCGCGGCCTCCTCAACGTGCAGTTCGCGATCGGCGCGGGCGTGCTCTACGTCCTCGAGGCGAACCCGCGCGCGAGCCGCACGGTGCCGTTCGTCTCCAAGGCGCTCGGCATCCCGCTCGCGAAGGCCGCGTCGCTCGTCATGGTCGGCACGTCCATCGCCGAGCTGAAGTCGTCCGGGCTCCTGCCCGAGCGCGACGGATCCGACGTCCCGATGGACTCGCCCGTCGCCGTGAAGGAGGCCGTGCTGCCCTTCAAGCGGTTCCGCACGAAGGACGGCCTCATCGTCGACTCCGTGCTCGGCCCGGAGATGCGCTCCACCGGCGAGGTCATGGGCATCGACCGCGACTTCCCGCGCGCGTTCGCGAAGAGCCAGGAGGCGGCGTTCGGCGGCCTCCCGCTCTCGGGCACGGTGTTCGTCTCGGTCGCCGACCGCGACAAGCGCTCGATCGTGCTGCCGGTGCTCCGCCTCCAGCAGCTCGGCTTCGAGGTGCTGGCGACCGCGGGCACGGCGGAGATCCTCAGCCGCAACGGGATCCAGGCGCGCGTCGTCCGCAAGTACAGCGAGGAGCCCGCCGCGGGAGACTCGCCGTCGATCGTGGACCTGATCAACCGGGACGAGGTGGACGTCGTCATCAACACCCCGTCGGGCCGCACGGCGCGCGCGGACGGCTACGAGATCCGCGCGGCGGCCGTCGCGGCCGACAAGGCGCTGTTCACGACCATCGCGCAGCTCACCGCGGCGGTCGCGTCCTTCGACGCCATCCGCGCGGGCTTCGACGTGACGAGCCTGCAGGACTACGCGATCGCCCGCGAGGCCCGCAGGTGA
- a CDS encoding dihydroorotase produces MTQNDTNPDDTHLIRGATLPSGERADILVADGLIREIGPDLETPAGAHVIEADGLVALPGLVDLHVHLREPGYEQSETVLTGSRAAALGGFTAVFAMANTMPVQDTAGVVEQVKALGDAAGYATVRPIGAVSVGLAGESMAEIGAMASSRAAVRVFSDDGKCVSDPLLMRRALEYVKAFDGVIAQHAQDPRLTEGATMNEGALSGELGITGWPAVAEESIIARDVLLAEHVGSRLHVCHVSTAGSVDVIRWAKARGVDVTAEVTPHHLLLTEDLVAGYDARYKVNPPLRRREDVEALRAALADGTIDVVATDHAPHPTEAKDCEWDAAAFGMVGLESALSVVQLAMVDTGLIDWAGVARVMSHAPARIGRLAEHGHAVAGGSPADITLYDPSASRVFGRDDLGGLSGNSPYLEMTLPGRVVATFHRGYPTVLDGALVDRETVARAAVLRDRADADARDAATSAGVPEARA; encoded by the coding sequence ATGACCCAGAACGACACGAACCCCGACGACACCCACCTGATCCGCGGCGCGACCCTGCCGTCGGGCGAGCGGGCCGACATCCTCGTCGCCGACGGGCTGATCCGCGAGATCGGCCCCGACCTCGAGACACCCGCCGGTGCCCACGTGATCGAGGCCGACGGCCTCGTCGCGCTGCCCGGACTCGTCGACCTGCACGTGCACCTGCGCGAGCCCGGCTACGAGCAGAGCGAGACCGTGCTCACGGGATCCCGCGCCGCGGCCCTCGGCGGCTTCACGGCGGTCTTCGCGATGGCCAACACGATGCCCGTGCAGGACACCGCGGGCGTGGTCGAGCAGGTCAAGGCGCTCGGCGACGCGGCCGGCTACGCGACCGTGCGCCCCATCGGCGCGGTGTCGGTGGGCCTGGCCGGCGAGTCGATGGCGGAGATCGGCGCGATGGCCTCCAGCCGCGCCGCCGTCCGCGTCTTCTCCGACGACGGCAAGTGCGTCTCCGACCCGCTGCTCATGCGCCGCGCCCTCGAGTACGTGAAGGCGTTCGACGGCGTCATCGCGCAGCACGCGCAGGACCCGCGGCTCACCGAGGGCGCCACCATGAACGAGGGCGCGCTGTCCGGCGAGCTCGGCATCACGGGCTGGCCCGCGGTCGCCGAGGAGTCGATCATCGCGCGCGACGTCCTGCTCGCCGAGCACGTGGGATCCCGCCTCCACGTCTGCCACGTCTCCACCGCCGGCTCCGTCGACGTGATCCGCTGGGCCAAGGCGCGCGGCGTCGACGTCACGGCCGAGGTCACGCCGCACCACCTCCTCCTCACCGAGGACCTGGTCGCGGGCTACGACGCGCGCTACAAGGTCAACCCGCCGCTGCGCCGCCGCGAGGACGTCGAGGCCCTCCGCGCCGCCCTCGCCGACGGCACGATCGACGTGGTCGCGACCGACCACGCGCCGCACCCGACGGAGGCTAAGGACTGCGAGTGGGACGCGGCCGCGTTCGGCATGGTCGGCCTCGAGTCGGCGCTCTCCGTGGTGCAGCTCGCCATGGTCGACACCGGCCTGATCGACTGGGCCGGCGTCGCGCGCGTCATGTCGCACGCGCCCGCGCGCATCGGCCGCCTCGCCGAGCACGGGCACGCCGTGGCCGGCGGATCCCCGGCCGACATCACGCTCTACGACCCGTCCGCGTCGCGCGTCTTCGGGCGCGACGACCTCGGCGGGCTCAGCGGCAACTCGCCCTACCTCGAGATGACGCTGCCCGGCCGCGTCGTCGCGACCTTCCACCGCGGATACCCGACCGTGCTCGACGGCGCGCTCGTCGACCGCGAGACCGTCGCCCGCGCCGCCGTCCTCCGCGACCGCGCGGACGCCGACGCACGCGACGCGGCGACCTCGGCCGGCGTCCCGGAGGCGCGCGCATGA
- the pyrR gene encoding bifunctional pyr operon transcriptional regulator/uracil phosphoribosyltransferase PyrR, with amino-acid sequence MPQRIVLQPSDITRALTRIAHEILESNRGPHGLLLLGIPTRGTVLAERIGRIIARLEPEAPADLVGSLDVTMYRDDLQRNPTRAPAPTRLPSGGVDGRTVVLVDDVLFSGRTVRAALDAIGDLGRPTAVRLAALVDRGHRELPIRADFVGKNLPSSLAERIFVRLEETDGEESVSIAGPDDAPATGSAAEGATP; translated from the coding sequence TTGCCTCAGCGCATCGTGCTGCAGCCCTCTGACATCACCCGTGCGCTCACGCGCATCGCCCACGAGATCCTCGAGTCGAACCGCGGCCCGCACGGCCTGCTGCTCCTCGGGATCCCCACCCGCGGCACCGTCCTCGCCGAGCGCATCGGCCGGATCATCGCCCGCCTCGAGCCCGAGGCCCCCGCCGACCTGGTGGGGTCGCTCGACGTCACGATGTACCGCGACGACCTGCAGCGGAACCCGACCCGCGCGCCCGCGCCCACGCGCCTGCCCTCAGGCGGCGTCGACGGCCGCACCGTCGTGCTCGTCGACGACGTGCTCTTCTCCGGCCGCACCGTGCGCGCCGCCCTCGACGCGATCGGCGACCTCGGCCGTCCCACGGCCGTGCGGCTCGCCGCGCTCGTCGACCGCGGCCACCGGGAGCTCCCCATCCGCGCCGACTTCGTGGGCAAGAACCTGCCCTCCAGCCTCGCCGAGCGGATCTTCGTCCGGCTCGAGGAGACCGACGGCGAGGAGTCGGTGAGCATCGCCGGCCCGGACGACGCGCCCGCGACGGGATCCGCCGCAGAGGGGGCGACCCCATGA
- a CDS encoding GNAT family N-acetyltransferase encodes MSIVLTSPGPDELGPVVDALRRWQRDDAPVQLHPGDIGWAERHGSRAVADALRVWRDDGRIVAIGFLDGPGLLRTTVAPQRWSDPALADVVRADIADPEAGVLPVGRASVEIPAGTALDAALATSGWSAGEAWTPLVLDLSEPVRIPGGLRVERVVPGASSAFTAVHRSAWANATFTDAQWATMASGVTARRATGADTASMVCLLGRDPDGVPVAGVTVWSAGQGRPGLLEPMGVRADQRGKGHGRAVCRAAAAALRELGSSAALVCTPSDLRGAVATYRSAGFVALPERRDRTRAA; translated from the coding sequence ATGTCCATCGTCCTCACTTCCCCCGGTCCGGACGAGCTCGGTCCTGTCGTGGACGCGCTCCGGCGATGGCAGCGCGACGATGCGCCCGTTCAGCTCCACCCGGGCGACATCGGCTGGGCGGAGCGGCACGGGTCGCGTGCGGTCGCCGACGCGCTCCGCGTCTGGCGCGACGACGGCCGGATCGTGGCGATCGGGTTCCTCGACGGGCCTGGCCTCCTCCGGACGACGGTGGCGCCGCAACGGTGGTCGGACCCGGCGCTCGCCGACGTCGTGCGGGCGGACATCGCGGACCCCGAGGCCGGCGTGCTGCCCGTCGGTCGGGCATCCGTCGAGATCCCCGCGGGCACGGCACTCGACGCGGCCCTCGCCACCTCCGGCTGGTCGGCGGGCGAGGCGTGGACCCCCCTGGTGCTCGATCTCTCCGAGCCCGTTCGGATCCCGGGCGGGCTCCGCGTCGAGCGCGTCGTGCCCGGTGCCTCTTCCGCGTTCACGGCCGTCCACCGGTCCGCGTGGGCCAACGCGACCTTCACCGACGCGCAGTGGGCGACCATGGCGTCCGGCGTCACCGCCCGTCGCGCGACAGGTGCCGACACGGCGTCGATGGTGTGCCTCCTCGGCCGCGACCCCGACGGGGTGCCCGTGGCGGGAGTCACGGTCTGGTCGGCAGGGCAGGGGCGGCCTGGCCTCCTCGAGCCGATGGGCGTGCGCGCGGACCAGCGCGGGAAGGGCCACGGGAGAGCAGTCTGCCGCGCAGCAGCGGCAGCGTTGCGCGAGCTCGGCTCCTCGGCGGCCCTCGTGTGCACGCCGAGTGACCTCCGCGGCGCCGTCGCGACGTACCGCTCGGCGGGATTCGTGGCGCTGCCCGAGCGCCGGGACCGCACCCGCGCGGCGTGA
- a CDS encoding aspartate carbamoyltransferase catalytic subunit, whose product MRHLLSTRDLSRDEAIHILDVAEDMADVGTREIKKTPALRGRTVVNLFFEDSTRTRISFEAAAKRLSADVINFSAKGSSVSKGESLKDTAQTLQAMGADGVVVRHPSSGAPHTLAGSGWIDAGIVNAGDGTHEHPTQALLDAFTIRRRLHGSAARGKGLDGTRVVIVGDVLHSRVARSNAWLLTTLGAEVTLVAPPTLVPVGVGSWPVTVRYDLDAALVEGAPDAVMMLRIQAERMRAAFFPNPREYARIWGLDDARLALLGADTIVMHPGPMNRGLEISAAAADSERSTVREQVANGVSVRMAVLYLLLSGDGKADR is encoded by the coding sequence ATGAGGCACCTGCTCTCCACCCGCGACCTGTCCCGCGACGAGGCGATCCACATCCTCGACGTCGCCGAGGACATGGCCGACGTCGGCACGCGCGAGATCAAGAAGACGCCCGCGCTCCGCGGGCGCACGGTCGTCAACCTCTTCTTCGAGGACTCCACCCGCACCCGCATCTCGTTCGAGGCCGCCGCCAAGCGCCTGTCGGCCGACGTCATCAACTTCAGCGCGAAGGGGTCGAGCGTCTCCAAGGGCGAGAGCCTCAAGGACACCGCGCAGACGCTGCAGGCGATGGGCGCCGACGGCGTGGTCGTCCGGCACCCGTCGTCGGGCGCGCCGCACACGCTCGCCGGCAGCGGCTGGATCGACGCCGGGATCGTCAACGCGGGCGACGGCACGCACGAGCACCCCACGCAGGCGCTGCTCGACGCGTTCACCATCCGCCGCAGGCTGCACGGATCCGCCGCGCGGGGCAAGGGGCTCGACGGCACGCGCGTCGTCATCGTCGGCGACGTGCTGCACTCCCGCGTCGCCCGCTCGAACGCGTGGCTGCTCACGACGCTCGGCGCCGAGGTCACGCTCGTCGCACCGCCCACGCTCGTGCCGGTGGGCGTCGGATCCTGGCCCGTCACGGTGCGGTACGACCTCGACGCGGCGCTCGTCGAGGGCGCGCCCGACGCCGTGATGATGCTCCGCATCCAGGCCGAGCGCATGCGCGCCGCCTTCTTCCCGAACCCGCGCGAGTACGCGCGCATCTGGGGCCTCGACGACGCGCGGCTCGCGCTCCTCGGGGCCGATACGATCGTCATGCACCCGGGGCCCATGAACCGCGGGCTCGAGATATCCGCCGCCGCCGCCGACTCGGAGAGGTCCACGGTGCGCGAGCAGGTCGCCAACGGCGTCTCGGTGCGCATGGCCGTCCTCTACCTCCTGCTGTCCGGCGACGGGAAGGCCGACCGATGA
- a CDS encoding PH-like domain-containing protein, whose product MSGRLVPAITVIALLVLLLALMVLGWRARRRRQRALPEPPRPPAGLGAPTLEVDVLYVATTTAGEPLDRLTVAPLGFRGRAAARVHDAGLVLAIDGEREVLVPADRITGSGLATYAIDRVVEEGGLVAVTWILDAAAGTSVDTYIRVIDPREKTALVDALHHITRPAHDDDNEGK is encoded by the coding sequence ATGAGCGGCCGCCTCGTGCCCGCGATCACGGTGATCGCGCTCCTCGTCCTGCTGCTCGCGCTCATGGTGCTCGGCTGGCGCGCGCGCCGACGACGCCAGCGCGCGCTGCCCGAGCCGCCGCGCCCGCCCGCCGGGCTCGGCGCGCCGACGCTCGAGGTCGACGTGCTCTACGTCGCCACGACCACAGCGGGGGAGCCGCTCGACCGGCTGACCGTGGCGCCCCTCGGCTTCCGCGGTCGCGCGGCTGCGCGGGTGCACGACGCGGGCCTCGTGCTCGCGATCGACGGCGAGCGCGAGGTGCTCGTGCCCGCCGACCGCATCACGGGATCCGGGCTCGCGACCTATGCGATCGACCGCGTCGTGGAGGAGGGCGGCCTGGTGGCCGTCACCTGGATCCTCGACGCGGCGGCCGGGACCTCGGTCGACACGTACATCCGGGTGATCGACCCGCGCGAGAAGACCGCGCTCGTCGACGCCCTCCACCACATCACGCGCCCTGCGCACGACGACGACAACGAAGGGAAGTGA
- the carA gene encoding glutamine-hydrolyzing carbamoyl-phosphate synthase small subunit: protein MARHEPAVLVLEDGRRYVGRAYGARGVTLGEAVFATGMTGYQETITDPSYAGQIVLQTAPHIGNTGMNDDDMESRRIWVAGYVVRDPSRVVSNFRGQRTLEDDLVAQGVVGISGIDTRAITRRIRDEGAMRAGVFSGDAFALGDEEQLAQVRQAPDMAGRNLSAEVSTQETYTIPAEGPRIGSVAVLDLGIKTATVKHLAARGLDVHVVPQSITTQELEELAPTAVFYSNGPGDPEASQYHVELLQDVLRKGIPFFGICFGNQLLGRALGFDTYKLPFGHRGINQPVLDRRTGRVEITSQNHGFAVSAPLDGPVDSPAGFGRAEVSHVSLNDQVVEGLNCLDIPAFSVQYHPEAAAGPHDSSYLFDRFIELIHDASGTAPAAATPQETV, encoded by the coding sequence ATGGCCCGACACGAACCGGCGGTCCTGGTGCTCGAGGACGGACGGAGGTACGTCGGACGCGCGTACGGCGCCCGCGGCGTGACCCTCGGCGAGGCCGTCTTCGCGACCGGCATGACCGGCTACCAGGAGACCATCACCGACCCGTCCTACGCGGGCCAGATCGTCCTCCAGACGGCGCCGCACATCGGCAACACCGGCATGAACGACGACGACATGGAGTCCCGCCGCATCTGGGTCGCCGGCTACGTCGTCCGCGACCCCTCTCGCGTGGTCTCCAACTTCCGCGGGCAGCGCACGCTCGAGGACGACCTGGTCGCGCAGGGCGTGGTCGGCATCTCCGGCATCGACACGCGCGCGATCACCCGCCGGATCCGAGACGAGGGCGCCATGCGCGCCGGCGTCTTCTCCGGTGACGCCTTCGCGCTCGGCGACGAGGAGCAGCTCGCGCAGGTCCGGCAGGCGCCGGACATGGCGGGCCGCAACCTCTCCGCCGAGGTCTCCACGCAGGAGACGTACACGATCCCCGCGGAAGGGCCCCGCATCGGATCCGTCGCGGTGCTCGACCTCGGGATCAAGACCGCCACGGTGAAGCACCTCGCGGCCCGCGGCCTCGACGTGCACGTCGTGCCGCAGTCGATCACCACCCAGGAGCTCGAGGAGCTCGCGCCCACGGCGGTCTTCTACTCGAACGGCCCCGGCGACCCCGAGGCCTCCCAGTACCACGTGGAGCTCCTGCAGGACGTCCTCCGAAAGGGCATCCCGTTCTTCGGGATCTGCTTCGGCAACCAGCTCCTCGGCCGCGCCCTCGGGTTCGACACCTACAAGCTGCCGTTCGGCCACCGCGGGATCAACCAGCCCGTGCTCGACCGCCGCACCGGCCGCGTCGAGATCACGAGCCAGAACCACGGCTTCGCGGTCTCCGCGCCGCTCGACGGCCCCGTGGACAGCCCCGCCGGCTTCGGCCGCGCCGAGGTCAGCCACGTCTCGCTCAACGACCAGGTGGTCGAGGGGCTCAACTGCCTCGACATCCCCGCCTTCAGCGTGCAGTACCACCCGGAGGCGGCCGCGGGTCCCCACGACTCGTCCTACCTCTTCGACCGGTTCATCGAGCTGATCCACGACGCGTCGGGCACCGCCCCCGCCGCCGCGACCCCCCAGGAGACCGTGTAA